One genomic region from Indicator indicator isolate 239-I01 chromosome 7, UM_Iind_1.1, whole genome shotgun sequence encodes:
- the TMEM72 gene encoding transmembrane protein 72, translating to MRYKAFWSTLEYTCRLLGITTAAVLIGVGVETLQRGQFKSLAFYLLFSGVAVAVCEGFFFVSLLLEMCFTYEPDSLAQACWKRARRPGSFQKFLGYTLLSVACFLHPVLIWHVTIPGSMLVLTALAYFLLSKRRKSAGHKETHPQAGQYVDPSATVAAPTIAGDTEQTYTFYASQREQHHSLLGHMKSILKGSKDRSLTPVAPVQEAAPTAPRKQVHFQEKVVQIIPSVSESLEDLESEAEETTSDTTPILTPPDAPVILTPLSSTGLF from the exons TGCTGATTGGTGTGGGCGTAGAAACTCTGCAGCGAGGACAGTTCAAAAGCCTGGCATTCTATCTGCT TTTTTCAGGGGTTGCAGTTGCTGTCTGTGAAGGTTTCTTCTTTGTCAGTTTGCTCCTGGAGATGTGCTTCAC ATATGAGCCTGACTCCCTGGCACAGGCCTGCTGGAAGCGGGCTAGACGCCCAGGGAGCTTTCAGAAATTCCTGGGATACACGCTGCTCTCAGTGGCTTGCTTCCTGCATCCTGTCCTCATCTGGCATGTCACTATCCCTG GGTCCATGCTGGTGCTCACTGCCTTGGCCTATTTCCTGTTgagcaagaggaggaagagcGCAGGGCACAAAGAGACTCATCCCCAGGCAGGCCAGTACGTGGACCCTTCAGCCACTGTGGCAGCCCCAACTATCGCTGGTGACACTGAGCAGACCTACACCTTCTACGCGTCCCAGAGGGAGCAGCACCACTCCTTGCTGGGCCATATGAAGAGCATCCTGAAGGGCAGCAAGGACAGAAGCCTGACCCCAGTAGCTCCTGTCCAAGAAGCAGCCCCTACAGCCCCACGCAAGCAAGTGCACTTCCAGGAAAAAGTGGTGCAGATCATCCCCTCTGTCAGCGAGAGCTTGGAGGACTTGGAGAGCGAGGCTGAAGAGACCACATCGGACACAACACCCATCCTCACCCCGCCTGATGCTCCTGTAATCCTCACTCCCCTCAGCTCCACAGGCCTCTTTTGA